A genome region from Labilibaculum antarcticum includes the following:
- a CDS encoding SLC13 family permease yields the protein MLSFDAIIVLIVLVFILISFYKEWVGPAFTFLIGVVVLGIFGILTPSEILAGFANDQVFVILMLLLIGDIIRDLGIVETLFDRVFQKATTYRQFMARMIFLVAGFSAFLNNTPLVAVMMPYVHNWSKRNNISPSKLLIPLSYAAILGGCITLIGTSTNLIVNGMVIDQKIIPALDSLDMFSFAYVGIPMMFIGSIYLMIVSKKWLPEKEDVLGEFSENSRKYIVEAHVKSNSGLIGKSIEEADLRNLKGLYLFQINRGDVRIAAVSHEYRLEEGDRLLFAGDTETIADLVLPNSGLTLPAVGMLTHKKHIEVVEIVISHNSTLISKTVKDANFRGHFDAAVIAIHRNGGKVRGKIGEVKLRAGDVLLLLGGDDFVDRSYLVQDFYFISKVKEFRKQEAYKIWLLLGGTVLAVVLSAFKIVPLFMTLIVMIIVILALKISNPKDIASRIDFNLALIISLALAFGTAMIKSGLADIIADLLISVFIPMGRVGVLFGIYLITSVLAAYITNKAAVAIVFPISLTIALNLHLNPEPFVLVVAFAAAANFMTPIGYQTNLMVYGPGGYTFKDFFKIGFPLTIIYMFVTVLILSYMYFY from the coding sequence ATGCTCTCATTTGATGCGATAATCGTATTAATCGTATTGGTTTTTATTCTGATATCATTCTATAAAGAATGGGTTGGCCCAGCGTTTACATTCTTAATTGGTGTTGTCGTATTGGGCATTTTTGGAATTTTAACTCCTTCTGAAATACTCGCCGGATTTGCTAATGATCAGGTCTTTGTCATCTTAATGCTTTTACTTATAGGTGATATTATTAGAGATTTGGGGATTGTAGAAACTCTTTTTGATAGAGTGTTCCAGAAAGCCACTACCTACCGGCAATTTATGGCTCGTATGATATTTTTGGTTGCTGGTTTTTCTGCTTTTTTAAATAATACGCCTCTTGTTGCCGTTATGATGCCATATGTGCATAATTGGAGCAAGCGGAACAATATTTCTCCATCAAAATTATTAATTCCACTATCATACGCAGCCATTTTAGGTGGATGTATAACTCTAATTGGTACATCAACAAACTTGATTGTAAACGGTATGGTAATCGATCAGAAGATTATACCTGCATTGGATTCACTTGATATGTTTAGTTTCGCATATGTTGGTATTCCAATGATGTTTATTGGATCCATTTACCTTATGATTGTAAGTAAAAAGTGGTTGCCGGAAAAGGAGGATGTATTGGGTGAGTTTTCTGAAAATTCTCGAAAGTATATCGTTGAAGCGCACGTTAAATCCAATTCGGGTTTAATTGGAAAATCAATTGAAGAGGCTGATTTAAGAAATTTGAAAGGTCTTTACCTTTTTCAGATTAACCGGGGCGATGTTCGAATTGCTGCAGTTTCACATGAATACAGACTGGAAGAAGGCGATCGTTTATTATTTGCAGGCGATACCGAAACTATTGCTGATTTGGTGCTTCCTAATTCAGGACTAACACTTCCAGCAGTTGGTATGTTAACGCATAAAAAGCACATCGAGGTTGTTGAAATTGTAATATCTCATAACTCAACCTTGATATCCAAAACAGTTAAGGATGCAAACTTTAGAGGTCATTTTGATGCTGCAGTTATTGCAATTCATCGAAATGGAGGCAAAGTAAGAGGGAAAATTGGAGAAGTAAAACTTCGTGCGGGTGATGTGTTGCTGTTATTAGGAGGAGATGATTTTGTTGATCGTTCATATCTGGTTCAGGATTTTTATTTTATATCGAAAGTCAAAGAATTTAGGAAGCAGGAAGCTTATAAAATATGGTTGCTGCTTGGAGGAACAGTATTGGCTGTTGTTTTGTCAGCCTTTAAAATTGTGCCTTTATTCATGACTTTAATTGTGATGATTATTGTTATTTTGGCTTTGAAAATTTCTAATCCTAAGGATATTGCATCAAGGATTGATTTTAATTTGGCTTTAATCATCTCTCTTGCTTTGGCATTTGGTACTGCCATGATAAAATCAGGATTAGCAGATATAATTGCTGACCTTTTAATCTCAGTATTTATTCCAATGGGAAGAGTTGGAGTCTTGTTTGGAATTTATTTGATTACATCAGTACTTGCAGCTTATATTACCAATAAGGCAGCAGTAGCCATTGTGTTTCCTATTTCACTTACAATAGCTTTAAATCTTCATTTAAATCCGGAACCTTTTGTTTTGGTCGTAGCATTTGCGGCAGCTGCAAATTTCATGACTCCAATTGGTTACCAAACTAACTTAATGGTATACGGACCAGGAGGTTATACTTTTAAGGATTTTTTCAAAATAGGATTTCCCCTTACCATTATCTACATGTTTGTTACCGTATTAATATTGTCATATATGTATTTTTATTAA
- a CDS encoding DUF2284 domain-containing protein, whose product MNTYQTGSFTKQLNNTQITIHYKQLEINTIEISSYLNPTEFNAYCKNGCPNHSQKWTCPPNCPSFENYAKDYSKISLYLFYTSPNQLKEVEDKALLAYNFIKEELQSYLRQIEPENGKMIAANSCELCTTCGLVLGKECHIPDKMRYNLVAFGFNVSKIMTDLFQHELKWASKDQIPDFVSSVGALLKK is encoded by the coding sequence ATGAATACTTACCAAACAGGCTCCTTTACAAAACAACTTAACAACACCCAAATAACCATTCATTACAAGCAGCTTGAAATTAACACAATTGAAATTTCATCTTACTTAAACCCAACAGAATTTAACGCTTACTGCAAAAATGGTTGTCCAAATCATTCTCAAAAATGGACCTGCCCACCAAACTGTCCAAGCTTTGAAAATTATGCCAAAGATTATTCGAAAATTTCTCTTTACTTATTTTACACATCTCCAAATCAATTAAAAGAAGTTGAAGACAAAGCCTTGCTTGCTTACAATTTCATTAAAGAAGAACTACAATCTTATCTGCGCCAAATTGAACCTGAAAATGGTAAAATGATTGCAGCAAATAGTTGTGAATTGTGCACAACCTGCGGACTTGTGTTAGGAAAGGAATGTCATATTCCGGATAAAATGCGCTACAATTTGGTTGCTTTTGGGTTTAATGTTAGCAAAATAATGACTGATCTGTTTCAACATGAATTAAAGTGGGCTTCAAAAGATCAAATCCCCGATTTTGTAAGTAGCGTTGGAGCCTTACTAAAAAAATAA
- a CDS encoding HDIG domain-containing metalloprotein: MNMRKIVKELWTELDWIQNDELREKTTQVWELALERSVLSAEDLQRIPFTLLCGPDLKVSFMDHKQCVVHIAKESGEKMNSFFKDQLPVDMDVVISGAILCDVGKLLEYVLDEDGNAVQGTYGKYIRHPFSGVSLAEECGIPPEVCHIIATHAGEGNMVKRTTEAYIVHHADFMTFLPFKERLKV; this comes from the coding sequence ATGAATATGAGAAAAATAGTTAAGGAATTGTGGACAGAACTGGATTGGATACAGAATGATGAATTAAGAGAGAAAACAACACAGGTTTGGGAACTTGCTTTGGAGAGAAGCGTATTGTCTGCCGAAGATCTTCAACGAATTCCGTTTACATTATTGTGTGGTCCCGATCTAAAAGTGAGTTTTATGGATCACAAGCAATGCGTAGTGCACATCGCTAAAGAGAGTGGTGAGAAAATGAATTCTTTTTTTAAGGATCAACTACCTGTGGATATGGATGTGGTGATTTCCGGAGCCATACTTTGCGATGTTGGGAAGTTATTGGAATATGTTTTGGATGAGGATGGGAATGCCGTTCAGGGAACTTACGGAAAATACATTCGGCATCCATTTTCAGGTGTTTCGTTGGCCGAAGAGTGCGGTATTCCGCCCGAAGTTTGCCACATTATTGCAACGCATGCAGGCGAGGGGAATATGGTGAAGAGAACTACCGAAGCCTACATTGTGCATCATGCAGACTTTATGACTTTTCTTCCTTTTAAAGAAAGATTAAAAGTATAA
- a CDS encoding isocitrate/isopropylmalate dehydrogenase family protein: MSKRTIVTMPGDGIGRVVLDETIRILNSAGFDAEYVEGDIGWEFWCKEGNPLPKRTIELLQKHKIGLFGAITSKPKDDAANELSPTLQNKGLVYSSPIVGLRQHFNLDICIRPCKTYKGNPLNFIRRGKGGVIEEPIVDVVIFRQNTEGLYGGVEWSNPDNTVYAALTSHPKFVKNFGTVPREDLSISTRIFTKSATTRILMAAFEYAKKNGYKSVTVCEKPNVIRETSGMMFKLAQEIQKKKFPEIELWNTNIDAQMMWLTKNPENYGVIVAGNMFGDIVSDGFAGLIGGLGFACSAQMSEDGIAVFEPTHGSAPKYAGYATSIVNPIAMVESACMMLDYLKEKEMSAKIRKAVAQVIQEEKVQTYDMMRMTGSADVLNQGAASTQQMADEIIGKLKTKYSNNPDYEYEKNS; encoded by the coding sequence ATGAGCAAGAGAACTATTGTTACAATGCCCGGTGATGGAATAGGCCGGGTTGTTCTTGATGAAACTATTAGAATATTAAATTCTGCCGGATTTGATGCAGAATATGTGGAAGGTGATATTGGCTGGGAGTTTTGGTGTAAAGAGGGGAATCCTCTTCCTAAACGTACCATTGAATTGCTTCAAAAGCATAAAATCGGATTGTTTGGTGCAATTACATCCAAGCCAAAAGATGATGCAGCAAATGAATTGTCTCCTACTTTGCAAAATAAAGGATTGGTCTATTCAAGTCCAATTGTTGGTTTGCGTCAACATTTCAACCTCGATATTTGCATTCGTCCCTGCAAAACGTACAAAGGGAATCCGTTAAATTTTATCCGCCGGGGAAAAGGTGGAGTTATTGAAGAACCAATAGTTGATGTGGTGATTTTTAGGCAGAATACGGAAGGGTTGTATGGTGGCGTAGAGTGGTCTAATCCGGATAATACGGTTTATGCAGCACTAACCTCTCATCCTAAGTTTGTGAAGAATTTTGGCACGGTTCCAAGAGAAGATTTATCCATTTCGACAAGGATATTTACAAAAAGTGCAACTACAAGAATTTTAATGGCGGCTTTCGAATACGCCAAAAAAAATGGATATAAATCAGTTACAGTATGTGAAAAGCCAAATGTTATTCGCGAGACTTCGGGAATGATGTTTAAGTTGGCACAGGAGATTCAGAAAAAAAAATTTCCTGAAATTGAACTGTGGAATACAAACATTGATGCTCAAATGATGTGGCTAACCAAAAATCCAGAAAACTATGGTGTAATCGTTGCAGGTAATATGTTTGGCGATATCGTGTCTGATGGATTTGCCGGACTTATTGGAGGATTGGGTTTTGCGTGCAGTGCACAAATGTCTGAAGACGGAATTGCAGTATTTGAGCCAACTCATGGTTCTGCTCCAAAATATGCCGGTTATGCAACTTCAATTGTAAATCCAATAGCTATGGTTGAGTCTGCTTGTATGATGTTGGATTATCTGAAGGAAAAGGAAATGTCAGCAAAAATTCGAAAAGCAGTTGCTCAAGTGATTCAAGAGGAAAAGGTACAAACCTATGATATGATGCGAATGACAGGCAGTGCAGATGTCCTTAATCAGGGGGCAGCATCTACTCAGCAAATGGCTGATGAAATTATCGGAAAATTGAAAACTAAATATTCTAACAATCCTGATTATGAATATGAGAAAAATAGTTAA
- a CDS encoding toxin-antitoxin system YwqK family antitoxin gives MKNIALLVSVLLLLNSCDLLTGNSKEKVEGKEIQKKVVTAPKVKNGTKKYHFNTGELKSIVQYKNNKKMGTSETFYKTGEKQYDIPYLDGMKHGVVKWYYKDGKVYRETNYVKGKKDGYQKKFWENGKIKSELLYKNDLLALGLKEIAKSGKEKSVPSIKVEKINLMKTKEEYVLKFRLSNGHKKVEFYQGNLIEGKYFPENGRGFKELETKAGVGELRIPVPKGFNINKDIHVVAMETTAYQNKRILGIVVPVSMRNPN, from the coding sequence ATGAAAAATATTGCATTACTGGTAAGTGTCTTACTACTACTTAACTCTTGTGATTTACTGACAGGTAATTCTAAAGAAAAGGTGGAGGGTAAGGAGATTCAAAAAAAAGTGGTCACTGCTCCTAAAGTGAAAAATGGAACTAAAAAGTATCACTTTAATACTGGGGAATTGAAATCCATCGTTCAGTATAAGAATAACAAAAAAATGGGTACTAGTGAGACCTTCTATAAAACGGGTGAAAAACAATATGACATTCCTTATTTGGATGGAATGAAGCATGGTGTTGTGAAGTGGTATTATAAGGATGGAAAAGTATATCGGGAAACCAATTATGTGAAAGGTAAAAAAGATGGGTATCAGAAGAAATTTTGGGAAAACGGTAAGATTAAATCCGAACTTCTTTATAAAAATGATTTATTGGCGCTTGGTTTAAAGGAGATTGCTAAATCAGGAAAAGAAAAATCAGTCCCCTCTATTAAAGTGGAGAAGATAAACTTGATGAAAACAAAGGAAGAGTATGTTCTTAAATTTCGATTAAGTAATGGGCATAAAAAAGTTGAATTTTATCAAGGGAATTTGATTGAAGGAAAATATTTTCCGGAAAATGGCCGCGGATTTAAAGAATTAGAAACCAAGGCGGGTGTTGGCGAGTTAAGAATTCCAGTTCCGAAAGGATTTAATATTAATAAAGATATTCATGTGGTGGCAATGGAAACGACAGCCTATCAAAACAAACGGATTTTGGGTATTGTTGTACCTGTTTCTATGAGGAATCCAAACTAA
- a CDS encoding UvrD-helicase domain-containing protein, which produces MDIVSYSRIIIAIFGLNIDLNMSELSIYRASAGSGKTYTLTKEYLNLVFEDPLNYKSILAVTFTNKATDEMKSRIVKEIYLLSQSDDSPYAKELCEKHNLNSKELILRAKEILNRLLHDYSRFSVTTIDSFFQKVVRSFTREIGLQMGYNIELDQRRVLNEVADLLFNDVDKDPQLRSWLTDFAESKIREGKNWNFKQEILEVGNEVFKEDFKNFSDKLIDKLADKKFLSSYRKTLKEIKDEFETFFNKVGEETRGILAQHGLDVTEFAYGKSGVAGYLSGLGNGGKMDPGIRARSAVDTPEKWTTGKASTSTKQAVGEACSAGLNDLLKKAVNHYDEQSMLYKSTDKTLSYIYTLGILTDLSKKVQQYSESENIFLLSDASRLLRSIIGDNDTPFIYEKIGNVYKHFMIDEFQDTSSMQWESFRPLVTNSLAEDKHSLVVGDVKQSIYRWRNGDWKILSEQLDEDFKGFGVNGMTLNYNWRSSKNVINFNNALFALGAQALQNDYNASIPPEISEGLKEEQEKIIGAYQDVYQHFPGNKEKSPGYVKANFIEKETDSDWIEKVLEDLPLRIEQFQEMGYQARDISILVRNGKEGGLIADALMAYRASENVKEGINYDVISNDSLYLKNSSVISFLAHLLSYFVYPDDKINLGFLKQEYQVYIKNQQTEDKDQLYAISKDENTFESDFPDEFTSNIPELKRQALYDLVEKLIYIFKLNERPQDFPFLEAFQDLVLGFTKTDAPDLNSFVNYWEERKNKEVISVSDQQDAIRIMTIHKSKGLEFKVVILPFCNWDLDNTRHTNILWCQPKVEGFNVLDVLPVRYSSSLKETIYYQEYFTEKLHSYIDNLNLLYVALTRAEEAFISYSPLPAKRDLKNISDLLLHAFENSDNYSSDFNGNKIVSLTQNWNKEGHYFELGELKATASKVLPKPKEKRSDYPASLLDDRLKLRSHSADYFDFSEAVSVETFSPVSRGNILHQLFQLIEYKEDIAKAVSQLQFEGKLDQIQAEEVSLFAKELLSEPTVAEWFSKGWTVVNERDILLGKGEVLRPDRVIHKGKEAIVIDFKFGKKKEKSHKTQVLAYKKLIEQLGFEKVRAFVLYGKLAEIEEV; this is translated from the coding sequence TTGGATATTGTTTCTTACAGCAGAATTATTATTGCTATTTTCGGATTAAATATAGATTTGAATATGTCCGAACTTTCCATATATCGAGCTTCTGCGGGGTCAGGAAAGACCTATACGCTAACCAAAGAGTATTTAAATTTGGTTTTCGAAGATCCGTTAAATTATAAAAGTATTCTTGCTGTTACCTTTACGAATAAAGCTACAGATGAGATGAAGTCCCGAATTGTAAAAGAAATTTATCTTTTATCACAATCGGATGATTCGCCTTATGCCAAAGAGTTATGCGAAAAGCACAATCTGAATTCAAAAGAATTAATTCTTCGAGCAAAAGAGATTTTAAATAGATTGCTTCATGATTACTCACGGTTTTCAGTTACTACTATTGATAGTTTCTTTCAGAAAGTGGTTCGATCTTTCACTCGTGAAATTGGATTGCAGATGGGGTATAATATTGAATTGGATCAGCGCCGGGTATTGAATGAGGTTGCCGATTTACTGTTTAATGATGTAGATAAGGATCCGCAGTTAAGGTCATGGCTCACCGATTTTGCCGAATCAAAAATCCGAGAAGGTAAAAACTGGAATTTTAAACAGGAAATTTTAGAAGTTGGAAATGAAGTTTTCAAAGAAGATTTTAAAAATTTTTCAGATAAATTAATTGATAAGCTGGCAGATAAAAAGTTCTTGAGTTCCTATCGTAAAACCTTAAAAGAGATAAAAGACGAATTTGAGACTTTTTTCAATAAGGTTGGAGAGGAGACTAGAGGAATATTGGCTCAGCACGGATTGGATGTTACGGAGTTTGCTTATGGGAAATCAGGCGTTGCAGGTTATTTATCGGGTTTAGGAAACGGAGGAAAAATGGATCCTGGTATCAGAGCCCGATCGGCAGTCGATACTCCTGAAAAATGGACAACAGGTAAAGCAAGTACTTCGACCAAGCAAGCGGTTGGAGAGGCTTGTAGTGCGGGTTTAAATGATTTATTGAAGAAGGCCGTAAATCATTACGATGAGCAGTCGATGTTATACAAGTCAACGGATAAAACACTTAGTTACATTTATACATTAGGGATACTTACAGATTTATCAAAAAAGGTTCAGCAGTATTCCGAGAGCGAAAATATCTTTCTTCTTTCAGATGCGAGTCGATTACTTCGAAGTATCATTGGTGATAACGACACACCTTTTATATATGAGAAAATTGGGAATGTGTATAAGCATTTCATGATTGATGAATTTCAGGATACTTCGTCGATGCAGTGGGAGAGTTTCAGACCATTGGTGACAAATTCATTGGCTGAGGATAAGCATTCTCTGGTTGTAGGAGATGTAAAACAATCCATTTATCGATGGCGGAATGGTGACTGGAAAATATTATCGGAACAATTAGATGAGGATTTTAAGGGTTTTGGTGTTAATGGAATGACATTAAATTACAATTGGCGCAGTTCAAAAAACGTGATCAATTTTAACAATGCGCTCTTCGCGCTTGGAGCTCAGGCATTGCAGAATGATTACAATGCTTCCATTCCACCTGAAATTTCGGAAGGATTAAAAGAGGAGCAAGAGAAAATTATAGGTGCTTATCAAGATGTGTATCAGCATTTTCCTGGTAATAAAGAAAAATCTCCCGGATATGTAAAAGCCAATTTTATTGAGAAAGAGACTGATTCAGATTGGATTGAAAAAGTTTTAGAGGATTTACCTTTACGGATTGAGCAATTTCAGGAAATGGGTTATCAGGCCCGGGATATTTCCATTTTAGTGCGAAATGGAAAAGAAGGTGGTCTGATTGCTGATGCGTTAATGGCCTATCGCGCAAGCGAAAATGTGAAAGAAGGAATTAATTACGATGTAATCTCGAACGATTCTCTTTACCTAAAGAATTCTTCTGTTATTAGTTTTTTAGCTCATTTATTGAGCTATTTTGTATATCCAGATGATAAAATTAATCTTGGATTCTTAAAGCAAGAATATCAAGTTTACATTAAAAATCAACAGACCGAAGATAAGGATCAATTGTACGCCATTTCTAAAGATGAAAATACATTTGAATCCGATTTCCCTGATGAATTCACTTCGAATATACCTGAATTGAAAAGACAGGCATTGTATGATTTGGTAGAGAAATTGATTTATATTTTTAAACTGAATGAACGTCCTCAGGATTTTCCTTTTTTAGAAGCTTTTCAGGATTTAGTTTTAGGATTTACCAAAACGGATGCTCCGGATTTAAATTCATTCGTGAATTACTGGGAAGAGCGAAAAAATAAGGAGGTGATTTCAGTCTCGGATCAGCAGGACGCGATTCGAATCATGACCATTCACAAGTCGAAAGGTTTGGAGTTTAAAGTGGTGATTTTACCATTTTGTAATTGGGATTTGGACAATACACGACACACAAACATATTATGGTGTCAGCCGAAAGTAGAAGGTTTTAATGTTTTAGATGTACTTCCCGTTCGTTACAGTAGTTCATTAAAGGAAACCATATATTATCAGGAATATTTTACTGAAAAATTACATTCGTATATTGATAATTTGAACCTTTTATATGTTGCATTAACAAGAGCAGAGGAGGCTTTTATAAGCTATTCTCCACTTCCTGCAAAGCGGGATTTGAAAAATATCTCTGATCTGCTTTTACACGCGTTTGAAAATTCGGATAATTATTCTTCGGATTTTAATGGGAACAAAATAGTGTCCTTAACTCAGAATTGGAATAAAGAAGGTCATTATTTCGAATTGGGTGAATTAAAAGCCACTGCTTCCAAAGTGCTTCCAAAGCCGAAAGAGAAGCGGAGCGATTATCCTGCTTCTTTGCTTGACGATCGTTTAAAGCTGCGGTCGCATTCTGCAGATTATTTCGATTTCTCGGAAGCTGTATCAGTAGAGACATTTTCTCCGGTAAGCAGAGGAAATATTTTACATCAATTATTTCAATTAATAGAATACAAAGAAGATATTGCCAAGGCGGTAAGTCAGTTGCAATTCGAAGGGAAATTAGATCAAATTCAGGCTGAAGAGGTTTCACTGTTTGCAAAGGAGTTATTGAGTGAGCCTACGGTAGCAGAATGGTTTTCAAAAGGCTGGACGGTTGTGAATGAAAGAGATATTCTTTTGGGGAAAGGTGAGGTGCTGCGACCAGATAGAGTAATTCACAAAGGAAAAGAGGCAATTGTTATCGATTTTAAGTTTGGTAAGAAAAAAGAGAAAAGTCACAAAACGCAAGTTTTGGCGTATAAAAAATTAATCGAACAATTAGGTTTCGAAAAAGTAAGAGCCTTTGTTCTTTATGGGAAATTAGCTGAAATAGAGGAAGTCTAA
- a CDS encoding DUF6146 family protein, with the protein MKKIVYILFILSVVYGCSTYSAFKTPVPIQDEENKIAVTDSVEYELLILDTGFESWFASRNNIATAHSNAYYKNWNQIYVLEWNQLYMQGNPNIDNYIDYDQFEEYGLEINYKLYNYFQFVEEKTGISIVRR; encoded by the coding sequence ATGAAAAAGATCGTATATATACTATTCATACTCTCCGTTGTTTATGGATGTTCTACGTATTCTGCTTTTAAAACTCCTGTTCCGATTCAGGATGAAGAAAATAAAATCGCGGTAACGGATAGTGTCGAATATGAGTTATTAATTCTTGATACTGGATTTGAATCGTGGTTTGCAAGCAGAAACAATATTGCAACTGCACATTCAAATGCCTATTACAAAAACTGGAATCAAATTTACGTATTGGAATGGAATCAATTGTACATGCAAGGAAATCCTAATATTGATAATTATATCGACTATGATCAATTTGAAGAATATGGTCTCGAAATTAATTACAAACTTTACAATTACTTTCAATTTGTAGAAGAAAAAACTGGCATATCAATAGTTCGGAGATAA
- a CDS encoding DUF3078 domain-containing protein, whose protein sequence is MKKVTLALLFICMAIFVSAQEKQDTSYWKKGGMASLTFSQTSLTNWSGGGDNAISTNAMLNLFSNYNKGKNSWENTLNLEYGMIKQGDQGVRKSIDKIDFVTKYGHKSGGNWYYSALFDFKTQFAKGYNYSNDGGVDQKVSNLLAPAYMTLSLGMDYKPSDVFSAYLSPLTSKMTIVNDDDLSDAGAFGVDPGDKFRAEFGAFTKMTLKKDLFENVNLKSSLDLFTNYSDSFGNIDVLWEVMVNMKVNDFLTATVSTSLVYDDDVDYITADNINEGPKIQFKEIIGIGLAYKF, encoded by the coding sequence ATGAAAAAAGTTACACTTGCACTGCTGTTTATCTGCATGGCTATATTTGTTTCCGCACAGGAAAAACAAGATACCTCGTATTGGAAAAAGGGAGGTATGGCATCACTAACGTTTTCTCAAACATCACTTACTAATTGGTCTGGTGGTGGAGATAATGCAATTTCGACCAATGCCATGTTGAATTTATTTTCGAATTATAACAAAGGAAAGAACAGTTGGGAGAATACTTTAAATCTTGAGTACGGTATGATTAAGCAAGGCGATCAAGGTGTTCGGAAAAGCATTGATAAAATTGATTTTGTGACTAAATACGGACATAAGAGTGGTGGTAATTGGTACTATAGTGCCTTATTCGATTTTAAAACACAGTTTGCCAAAGGATATAATTATTCCAATGATGGTGGTGTTGATCAGAAAGTATCTAATCTTCTTGCGCCGGCTTACATGACCTTGTCTTTGGGTATGGACTACAAGCCAAGTGATGTATTTTCAGCTTATTTATCTCCCTTAACTTCTAAAATGACTATTGTTAATGATGATGATTTATCTGATGCAGGGGCTTTTGGGGTTGATCCTGGAGATAAATTTAGAGCCGAGTTTGGTGCGTTTACCAAAATGACATTGAAAAAGGATTTGTTCGAAAATGTAAATCTGAAGAGTAGCTTGGATTTATTCACAAATTACTCTGATAGTTTTGGGAACATTGATGTATTGTGGGAGGTAATGGTGAATATGAAAGTGAATGATTTCCTAACAGCTACAGTTAGTACATCTTTGGTTTACGATGATGATGTCGATTATATAACTGCTGATAATATAAATGAAGGTCCAAAAATTCAGTTCAAAGAAATTATTGGAATCGGATTGGCTTACAAATTCTAA
- the mnmA gene encoding tRNA 2-thiouridine(34) synthase MnmA translates to MKNEDLLVMKKKVVIGLSGGVDSSVAAHILIEQGYEVEALFMQNWNDTVGLKSEECPFEEDVLFAQMVAKKLGIPFHFVDLSVEYRAKVIDYMFSEYEKGRTPNPDVLCNREIKFDVFLKKAVELGADFVATGHYCQKETIIKDGKEIYRLIAGEDKNKDQSYFLCQLSQEQLSKAMFPIGHIVKPEVREIARREKMASAEKKDSQGICFVGKVDLPVFLQQKLKAMKGQIIEIMADKADEIIPKSEALADISQPYHFKPEHGTVVGEHIGAHFFTVGQRKGLNVGGKKEPLFVIGTDVVKNIVYVGMGHGHPLLARKALFIPKKEVHWIREDLRPTEECERRYDIRIRYRQPLQKGTIYFKEEGIYILFDEEQRAVVSGQFAAWYDEGELIGSGVID, encoded by the coding sequence GTGAAAAACGAGGATTTATTAGTGATGAAGAAAAAAGTTGTAATCGGATTATCGGGTGGAGTGGATTCCAGTGTTGCTGCTCACATACTTATTGAGCAGGGATATGAGGTGGAAGCACTTTTCATGCAGAACTGGAACGATACTGTTGGATTAAAATCCGAAGAATGCCCCTTTGAGGAAGATGTGCTGTTTGCTCAAATGGTGGCTAAGAAATTGGGAATCCCATTTCATTTTGTGGATTTAAGTGTGGAATACCGTGCAAAAGTAATTGATTACATGTTTTCGGAATACGAAAAAGGACGTACACCGAATCCGGATGTGCTTTGTAATCGTGAAATTAAATTTGATGTATTCCTGAAAAAAGCAGTTGAACTGGGAGCTGATTTTGTAGCTACCGGTCATTACTGCCAAAAGGAAACTATTATAAAAGATGGCAAAGAAATTTACCGTTTAATTGCTGGAGAGGATAAGAATAAAGATCAGAGTTATTTCCTTTGTCAATTATCGCAGGAACAATTGTCTAAAGCAATGTTTCCTATCGGGCACATTGTAAAACCTGAGGTTCGGGAAATTGCCCGTCGCGAAAAAATGGCATCTGCCGAGAAAAAAGACTCTCAAGGAATCTGCTTTGTTGGTAAAGTCGATCTTCCAGTCTTCCTTCAGCAAAAGCTAAAAGCGATGAAGGGACAGATTATTGAAATTATGGCCGATAAGGCAGATGAGATCATCCCAAAATCAGAAGCTTTAGCAGATATTTCACAACCTTATCATTTTAAACCAGAACACGGAACTGTTGTTGGAGAACACATTGGAGCTCATTTCTTTACTGTGGGTCAGAGAAAAGGCCTAAACGTAGGAGGCAAAAAAGAACCTTTGTTCGTTATTGGAACCGATGTGGTGAAAAACATTGTTTACGTTGGTATGGGACACGGGCATCCATTATTGGCACGAAAAGCTCTGTTCATTCCTAAAAAAGAAGTGCATTGGATACGCGAAGATTTAAGGCCTACTGAAGAATGCGAAAGAAGATACGATATCAGAATAAGATACCGACAGCCTTTGCAAAAGGGAACAATTTATTTCAAAGAAGAAGGTATTTACATTCTGTTTGATGAAGAACAAAGAGCTGTAGTTTCGGGGCAATTTGCTGCCTGGTACGATGAAGGAGAACTAATTGGCTCGGGTGTGATTGATTAA